The DNA sequence ACTTTAATCTTGCAATGTTGGCCAAACAAGGGTGGCAGTTTCTTGTCTCCCCAACATCTCTTGCCAGCTGTGTGTTCCAAGCCAAGTATTATCCCAACTCTGATTTCCTTACTGCAAAGCTTGGTAATAACCCAAGTTTCGTTTGGTGTAGCATCTGGAGTGCACAAAGCTTGGTTAAATTGGGCTGTCAACGAACCATTGGTAATGGGATGTCAACAAGTGTCTTGAAGCATACTTGGCTTCCCGATCCCGTCAATTCTTTTGTGACTTCCAATGCTCTCAGCCTTGACAATAAAATGGTCAACTCTCTCATGGATATTCATGAGACATCTTGGGATATCTCTCTTGTTCATGATATGTTTAACCCTCGAGATGCTCATTTGATTCTTGGAATCTCGCTGAGTTCTATACCAAACGAAGACTGCTGGTCCTAGAAGGGTGAGAGGTCTGGTTCCTTCTCTGTGCGTAGTGCCTATGATATGCTGCAGATTAGTAAACATGGTCAGCAGAATCAACCAAACTCAGGGTTTTGGCACCTTAAAATACCGCCAAAAGTGAAGAATTTCATGTGGCGCGCTCTCCCCACATGCCTTGAACTGGCTTCAAGGAATGTCGATCTATCCTCCTTGTGCCCTGTCTGTCACAATGCGGGTGAGACTGCTTCTCATGTGCTATTAAATTGCTCCTTCGCTTTCAGCTGTTGGGAGCGTTGTGGGTTCACCATTCAATCCGATACTTCATCAACTATTGGTTATTGGCTTGATTCTACATTCGAATTGTATGGTGATGATATAGCTTGCCGTGCCATCATGATCTGTTGGGCACTTTGGAAGTCTCGTAACAAACTTGTTTAGGAGAAGAAGGCTTCATCTCCAACTCAAGTCATTCATTCAGCATGGACTACACTTGACCACTGGCGTACTGCTCAAGATAAAACTAGTTTATTATCATTGTCTCTCTTGCAACATGATAATAACGTTGAGCGTTGGACCAAACTCGATTCTAATACAGTCAAGTTAAATGTTGATGGAGcgttgtttgagagagaaagTGCTTACGGCTTTGGCATTCTTGCTCGAGATTCGACGGGCCACATTGTTGATCTCCGAGCAAGATATCAGGGAGGAAACTACCCAGCCAAGGTGGTCGAAGCTCTTGGTATCAAAGAAGCACTAAGTTGGTTGAAAGACAAAGGATGGAATAAAGTTGACATAGAGACTGTTAGTATGGTAACGGTGCAAGCAATTTTTAGTAATCAAATTATGTCCTCTACTTTCGGTTTGGTTATTAGAGATTGTAAAAGTTCATTGTCAGTTTTAAATAATGTTAGTATTCGTTTTGTTAGACGATCAGCAAATCGGGTTGCCCACTTTGTTGCTAGGCGCTCTCAATTTTTCACTGATCGTAGCATTCATAGGATTGGTTTTCCTGATGAGCTTCAAGCTCTTTTGTACGATGAATGCTAAATTtcaatgaagttgatatttcatttcaaaaaaaaaaaatagatgttACGTGTCAAGtcacgtatgttaattttattttagtttttagttttttttaatatcataattttaatattaataatattcaatgtagtgataatcattgaaatttgaaaacataatagcgatttaaataaaaacaaaaattactagTATACTTTGTGATAGTAATTAAAAACAATTTATCATTCGTCCTAAATTTATCTTCAGAATTAATAAAAATGCTCATTTAgttaaactatcaaaacatttaaatttaatttaaaataatatttaaaatttaactaattttaaatatcaaaatttgaaaataatttttaataaaaaaataaacaatatgatcaaatttattattaattgcaacactttaggtggattaattataaacaatatgaacaaacttttttttatttaaaaaaaaaaaagtcacccaataatttttcataaaccaaaaattttgttatatagccacattttatatagaatagatataaatatattttatttttcaataataaaatggatgatttgacaaaaaaaaaacacacacacacatcttCAACATTTAAAAGTTCTActtcaatatatatatgttgacgTTTATTTTGACTAATTACCAATAATTCATTCAAAGTATTACATTATATACGTTAGGATTATTGTAACGATGATTTTTGACTGTATTATAACATTTTAAAATcggctaattaataatttttcttctcgaactttgacatatacttaATCATATtctctgaacttttttggtcgtTGCAAAttctcctgaactattgagattgttagatttaaggacttttgtctaatttcattcaattttactgtttcaatgattgtttatgtactaaaacatgctctccagactttgatatctaccaaattatagccaacaaagttcagggggcatgatttagtacatgtcaaagttcgaggggaaaaattactaattagcctttaaaatattaatataacgtttaaaattttattataacattattattataattacattGTGAgtagtttttattataataagtaAATAATTCGTGCTTCGCgacatatatttaaaaaaattaaattatatacataaaataaattataatttttatttaatgacaACTGAGTAataaattgtatcaaattttaatctaatttttcatataattttgtATGAAAAATTAAGTATGTACAAACGGATCAATCCTACTCGTATTTACCAAATCCTGTTATTATAATAGAAGCCAGATACGACCTGTATAACATGATATTAGGCTTGACCTCTCAAATTGTTAtaataattgataaatttataGAAAACTTATCATATGATTTTAAAACCGTCCCCATCACCATATCTCACTTGTAGTAATGATAACTAAGTAATAAATTGTGTCaaatttttcatataattttgtatgaaaaataatgTATGTACAAAACAGACCGATCCAACTCGTATTTACCAAATTATTCCGTTATTATAATAGAAGCCAGACACGACCTCCTGTATAACATGATGTTAGGCTTGACCCCTcaaattgtttaaaaattaataaatttatagaaAACTTATCATATGATTTTAAAACCGTTTTTGTCACCATATCTCACTTGTAGTCAACATTACATTCAAGGGTGTTATTGTCATATCTCACTTAACATGATGTTAGGCTTACCCCAATATGTTCGttgtatatataaaacaaattaaataatgagTTAATTACTCACTTTTATAAATAAGTGAATCtgcataattttcttttataaaaaaaatacatcaaataaaatatattaattaacgtatgatagtgtatatatagtgtgtgtttttttaaaaaaatatattaaaatgatataaacattttaatttacatatttatgttctaattaaatattaaaaatgagagaataaaggagagaagaaaaaaataacttattaaaataatagtaaaatatcaatttataaatttatgctccaataaaatattaaaaataagagaattaaggaaagaagagaaaaaaagttTGGGAGAGATTTTAGAGTATCATGACACcctcatatttttcttttatacatatatatatatagatatatagatatgtGAAGTTTCAAATCACCTTTATAAATCAAACACTTTAGTGCAGAGTTAATTTAAAGAgtcaatatatttttgaaaattatatgaaaaaagGGGTGTATAAATTTGTGTCGGATTTTAGgagaatttttagttttatttttttttatatagttgtgtggtataaaaatatttagaaatttaaaaaatttttaaacatcaactgttgcatgcatgattttttattttaaatgtatgtGAAATAGATTGTTTGGGTAATACTATGGTAGGACCTAgcaaaagttccctaccggtagggaacttttttGTTGACCGTTGATTTTAGATCTTGTGGTTATTATTGTAAGGTGTATACTGTTATTATAGGACTGCttgtatataattaaaactttatatatattataataatatttaataatatatttattttaaaaaataaaataatattaataattaaaaaatttattaaatttaattttttaattatttttattattttttaaaattaatttaaattatttttatatagatatttatttttaaaagttcATTTGATGTAGGCTCACTTGAATGATTTTAGATGCTCTTTAATTGGAATCGTACCCACTTGCTTCTcctaaactcaatttttttagcaaaaaaaaaaaaaaataatatctaaccaaattaattattttttttataagtgacGTCTCAAAAGAGTAGCCGAATAACAAGATAAAAACCATTGAAAAAACAATCAATAACACTAGAACTACACACAGCCTAaaagcaaaataaataaaagactaggtttaaacataaaaaaaaaaaccagcagTAAATTATGAAAAGCCAAAAAATgagaaagcaaaaaaaaaaaatgagtttataaaaaaataattttttttaaaaaaaataaataccaatataaaaataattcaaagtaactttttaaaaaaataataattcaaaaaattaataaaatttttaattattaatattatttttttttaaaataaatataattaaatataatatgtataaagttttaattgtatacaagcagtcCTATCGTAAGAGTATACACCTTACATCATAATAACCACATAATCTTAAATCAATGGTCAaaaaaagttccctaccggtagggaactttgGCCAGGTCCTACTTTAGTCTTGCCCTAGATTGTTTAAACAcagttttttatattgtaaatcattttaaagttcTCAAGATATTgcagaatatcttaaataattataatatacacgatcataaaaaaaagatattgacacttaaactttacatttttcaacacttaactacaaaaattgaaattttgacGGTAAAACCTACTGAATTCAGGTTCCATTTTACTCATTACACTTTTATCCAAAAACTTCAGTTAAGTGACACAGTAGATTGCCCATGTATACACGTGATAAATTTTTAGTGGTtcacgtaatattaattattaaaacattataaaaagtaatttaaaaatatataaataaattataaaaaagtttatttttagttttatttttcttttcttttccctttttctttcatttttttcccTTGAAACTCTAATCCTAACCTATCttccttctccttcttcttcttctctattATCATACCATCAATATCAAAGTAGCACAATTACATATGATTGATATTGATACAAACCCAATTAAGAAAAACTATCCAATCTCAACTAATTCAACATTATTCAAAAGAACCAATCTAAAAACTCTAAAACCCCAAATAtccacaaacaaacaaaaaaaaaatctaatttgctCATAAAACCTAACCCACGAACACATTCGAAACAagctaaagaaaaataattattccaTGATTCATTCACCCAAGCTCCAAAGATGATAACTTTAAAAATCTAAATCAAAAGATTTCAATTGGATATACCTCAATTTTCTCCTTCTTCTGAActggacaaaaaaaaaaatcttagctCATCTCATCCATCCCAGCCGCAtccccttctctctctctctctctctctctctctctctctctctctctctctctctctctctctctctctctctctctctctctctctctctctctctctctctctctctccctctctctctcgcaGGCGAACGACCCCCTCTCTAGCTCACACTTTCTCTCTAGCACCTCTCCCATTTTCTCGTTGTTTCTCTCTCTTGGTACAGGTGGGAAATCTGATGGATTTGAGTCTTTGAAGAATAGAGGGAGATCTGACAAGTTGAGGATGAACACAATGATGTCGGTTCTAGTTTTAGACGATTTGGGGAAATTAGGAGGTATCCTTCATTTCGGCCAATCGCCACAAGAGGTGGCTCATTAGCGTCGAGCCGAGAGTAGCAAGGGCAAGAGAGGCATATCAAAGGAGAAAGAGTGGAGATATTTGGGTTTTTTGTTTAGTTCATCATAAGAAAAACAGAAAAAGGACAAGGAAAGgggaaaaaaggaaaagaaagagaaaaaagaaaaaaagaaaacaaataagaaaaataaaaataaatattttttttataatttatttattttatattttgtaaattattttgtataatattttaataattaatattacgtgTACATGTGCATGTATTTTACCCCATTAGTGGACTTTTTACAGAAATCCTAGGCGGGTCATGGGCATGTCCATACTCGCCCTTTAGCCTATGAATACtcttttatttatatacaaaggaGGGATCATAACCTAGATAGTCGAAGTTTTGTTAATATTAGTCTAAGCTTTCTTCTTTTTCAAGAGAAACAGTAAATACAAAGTTAGgatttgttgggattttatgccctaaataaaactcattacaatacaatctgatttgttatcaatagaagattagaagtcatttatgtttacatgtagttttcatgtttatggtttaatgtatacaatttctgttaaatccagaacatatagttattcacaattacagtgatgtcaacacaatggaaggtaattgtgattatatgcttcaaaagataatttcctttgattcatcagtgcactggatttacactgatgcgataatcagcgataaagcttacttacaccttggataagtgttatgttctttccagaacattggcaaagtatgctagtatcagatgtatggagtatacattggactgggaccgatattgatcttggtaaagatattataatcttatcgttgtatctttctaagtcaatattactggttgatcttagatcaaaagatcttaatcctgacatggttaggttcgatctcaagagtgttatttgtgttctttgagcTGTTAGTTAAAGCCTACTTTTTGTTCCAGGTCAAACGTACagtttgggaacatgatagtacaattgagtaggagcgctaaacatagatatggaatctatagcttctatttagaCATAggagtgaaatgatgatttctttcgagcttggcttaatagagataaatggaagagctcttatttcagtgattatattagtttactgaaatatcatttataggaagctaagtattttaaggataaaatacattgaggggtgaaacagtaaatttgtccctactcggtgtaaatcatctatagaggatctttgattattgggattagaacgatggttaaattttcatagcgtatctatatcgtggaacatatagagtgttttaCATAATTAAGAGTACAATTCCAAATTTATAGTGGTGCAAGAAgatattaataagttaggaaatttatttggtaaattctagacctgcttattggaagctggattatataggcccatgatccccatactagttgagacaatactgcttgtaagactcagttaattgattttaattaatcaattataattctaaaattagaccatgtcttatttatgagttttcactaagttatggcttgattgtgaagaaatagaatgttagagtttatttgttaattaagagactttattaagtctaattaataaataatataaatgataattttatttgataattaattttaattattaagtaaatagttttggcatttatagggttgaaagtgcaaaaattagtatttgtgaaaaatagataaatggttgagaaaaatggcaaaaatctaactagtgttgGGCCCACTTCATGACTAGCCACTAGCGCCtatttttgctctatttttatcattttttatttcaaataaatcaactctaaccctagtagaattAGTGTAAAAAGAAGAGTAAGGTCTCATAATCCAACTAATGACTCTTGACCTAGTTTTCATTCTAGCTATCTGGCAACTAGAGagtttgagacttcttcttcttcttttctctcttctaaTTCGAAATTCTTAATCTTCTTCACCATCAAAATGCGAGCCTTAGTGATAAAGTACATACCCACGCATAGcaagttggtactcaatcataatgCGTAAGACTGTAAAGAATCCAATCAATTGAAGGAGaatcgagctcagatcttggtgatactctgctatagaaaggatacaagggtcaGAGATCTGAGCgaaatgagtcatttaattccgctgcaaccaatgtaaggtttcttgaactttatatgtgtttaaattccattgttgtagaaattcatatttaggatgttaaataacatacatggtagtaaacttagatcctggtaaaataatccccAACATGATTTCTATCTTAAACACTGTAAAAATATCATATACGTCTTTAAGGCTAATAGattggctcgtggactaagattAATTAACAcatgaaccacgtaaaaatctccatcttcttaattattattatttatcattTCTTAGCTCATATTAGTTTTTGAAAATCTCTGACATTaactattaagattttttttttaaaataactattttttgtaagattttaaataactatttaaattttatacttaaaaatataaaatataaataagatgataattattttattttatccaccttttttaattagtttttaaaataatatttaaagttCACTTGTTCAATTGAGAACACTacactttcttctttttttatgctggcatattttctttaataataTTTACTTTAGTTAGATTATTTTTGAAATCCTCGTCTCAAATGCCCCTTCTAGGGTAACACATTGGGCAACTGAGCTTTAcgggttttgttttttttaggtTAGGGTTTCAGGTGTGTATAGATTGTATACCAAACCCACTCGTTGTGGAGTACATGTTTCAGGTTTAAGGTGCGAGTCGGTCGAGGCTGGGTAAGGCAACAAAAATAAgccttttcaattattttttttcaattattttttttacattttcttttcttaaaataaCTCAAATTTTAGAGAGGGAGGGGGAAAATCTAGTGAGTAAATTTTCAGGTACAAATGTTCATCCTACTCCAACCTAAAAGTTAAAACATCCCAATGGCTAAAAACAAAAGTAAATCtcctatatataataaattaaattaatgtaTCCTAAATAAACATCTTTATCTTTGGAAAGAAAAATGAACTATAAATAAAGAACATTGCTACCCAACAAtccttattattattcttatgatGCCACGCTttataaatatagtattttgtttcaaaataattattattaaattaaaatatataaataagattgtgAGGGCCTCCGTGTAGGTCACGTCATCTTCCAATCAGGCAATAAACGTTGGCATTGTTCTATGTATTGATACTTTCTTCTTCCACTAAAAAAGTTGGGTTGATGTGTTACTTGATCACCAAGACAAAAAGCAAACCCCTTCACAAGATTCCCATTATGCCCTCTCTTTTATCCTTTTATTGacttaatacttttttttagatataataataaagaaatatgacactatttaatatttttggttaatttagattttttttttttaaatttaacatgtattaaattatgtcttttaaattttttttctgaacTATAGAGatggttagatttaaggatttatatttaatttcattcaattttactatttcagtgattatttatgtactaaatcatgttcgccagactttgatatctaccaaatcataccctctcgaactttgacatatactaaatcatatCCTTAAATTTTTatcaatgttagactttttttactaaaattagacaaaagtctttaaatttaacaatttcaatagttcagaaggcatttttaacgaccttaaaagttcaagggCATAATTtgttatatgtcaaaatttgggggtaaaaatcttaattagctatGGGTATCGTTTTATTGattgataatattttttaaaaaaattaatttattaagttatataagatttgatacttaattatattaataggaATATCACACCGAAAAAAATGTTAATCACTAataatacattttaaaatttctCAATAATAAATCAACCGTGTTGTTttacctttcaaaaaaaaaaaaatcaacacaaaaacttTTCTTTATAAGTGGATTATTCaaatatacattatttaattCATTAGTTTGGTCAAGCCGTATGTTATTATGTGTTATACCTTCCAaccaataatattaattaaattaactattgaagaaaaaaatttctACACAGTTGGGTGAACCAACTTGGTTTTTTAAGTTTTGGTTTGGGGACATGTGATGATGATAGACCAAATATAGATTggcaattaattaataatttgagAAAGAGACTTTGGATGATATATtagttataattaataatataacatCATCCAATTCACATGATTCCAtccatataattattattatttctttttagtttttttatttaagttgtttaaaagACAGATAGAGGGAAATCTCGTTATCATACTAGGTGTTAtttaattctcaattaaaaattattcatgGTTATAGGATATCtttatttagttatatatattttttttaaaaaaaataagttatattttattattggttTGCTTGGTTAACAAATATAGGTTATCGTAAGATTCGTTACATCAGAAGGTTTTCAGATTCGGTATTTTGTATTTGTATATGTGGTTATCTgacattttgtaaaaaaaaaaaggattaaaatcaattataattattcatATGATTGATTTTTGTTATTCCAAATtaatcataaataaaaataaaagtaaacaaATCCAACGCTTTCAAATTTAAACTTATCATTTATAGCCTTTACTATTACAATTTTCAGTTAATctttatttcacaaaaaaaattgttgtggATAAAAATCCTATCTAATCTTTAAAAACAAAATCTAATTTAGTTcgatttcattttcttttttaatccatttttacacaataaaaaaaatccaaaaataaaaataaacgaATATTCCTCTAATTCCCGTCCAAGTTCAATTTCATTCCTTAtccaaattcaatttttttgaaGTAAAGCTTACTCTGCAAGAAAATTCTGGAGGGTATTACCGTCATTGCACACTCCACCATAACTTTATTATATTCATTTCAAGTCCTTTTTCCCGGTGCCTtcctattctctctctctctctctctctctctctctctctctttcgatcTCATCCCtcgtcttcttcttcatcctcaATAAAAATCCAAACCCAAAAATAATTTCCTGGAAACTCACGAATCGTCGTACcgttacgtttttttttttttgatatattgGACTCTGTAAATTATAACCTTTTggttttttgaatttgaattctTCAGAAACGGTGGGTGTTTTGAGTTTCAATAGTTCTTAGGGATTGAAGAATTTGATCGAGTGGAGGAGAAGCAACGGTTGTGGTGATCAGAGAGGGTTGAGGCGAGGGGAAAGAGAATTAAAAGAAGACGG is a window from the Cannabis sativa cultivar Pink pepper isolate KNU-18-1 chromosome 1, ASM2916894v1, whole genome shotgun sequence genome containing:
- the LOC133037276 gene encoding uncharacterized mitochondrial protein AtMg00310-like codes for the protein MTEATDGSLYLGLPNIIGRKKTVILGFLKNKIINQLNSWNGKFLSRAGKEVLLKSVIQSLPTYAMSVFLLPLETCQEIEKIMANFWWKTSSAKGQGIIWMSWDRMATPKHSGGMGFRHLHDFNLAMLAKQGWQFLVSPTSLASCVFQAKYYPNSDFLTAKLGNNPSFVWCSIWSAQSLVKLGCQRTIGNGMSTSVLKHTWLPDPVNSFVTSNALSLDNKMVNSLMDIHETSWDISLVHDMFNPRDAHLILGISLSSIPNEDCWS